A single region of the Rhizobium sp. NLR16a genome encodes:
- a CDS encoding Hint domain-containing protein: MSSTEDPKQPRNTARRHFLGVAAAAGARLAGLAAMATAISISPAKAMGRRWGRGGSGGHGGSGGSGGHGGSGANCFLRGTAILTDGGEKPVEDLSIGDRVALPDGSTRAVKWVGRQSFKTSGGRWQKDVVPIRVCRRALDGHTPHSDLYLSPGHALYLNGVLIQVKELVNGTTIAPVAPAPDRSIDYYAVMLDTHEAILAEGAAAESFHLKNSNHENFCNFAEYQRLYGEEHIVMTSFAPLLGGGWSHLKALLLLGVSPLVPIRDPFGDACEKIDAQARELSL, translated from the coding sequence ATGTCATCTACGGAAGATCCGAAGCAACCGCGCAACACGGCGCGCAGACATTTTCTAGGTGTAGCGGCAGCCGCCGGTGCTCGCCTTGCCGGCCTGGCAGCCATGGCCACGGCAATTTCCATCTCTCCGGCCAAAGCGATGGGTCGGCGTTGGGGACGGGGCGGCTCCGGTGGACACGGAGGTTCCGGCGGGAGCGGTGGCCATGGCGGCAGCGGCGCAAATTGCTTCCTGCGGGGAACGGCGATCCTCACCGATGGCGGTGAGAAGCCCGTCGAGGATCTCAGCATCGGTGATCGCGTTGCCCTTCCTGATGGCAGCACCCGTGCGGTAAAGTGGGTCGGCCGCCAAAGCTTCAAGACGAGCGGCGGACGCTGGCAAAAAGACGTCGTGCCGATCCGAGTTTGCCGCCGCGCACTGGACGGGCACACACCCCATTCGGATCTTTATCTGTCGCCTGGCCACGCGCTGTACCTGAACGGCGTTTTGATCCAGGTGAAGGAGCTCGTGAACGGCACGACGATTGCACCGGTCGCTCCCGCCCCCGACCGATCGATCGACTACTATGCCGTCATGCTCGATACGCACGAAGCTATCCTTGCCGAAGGTGCTGCGGCTGAGTCCTTCCATCTGAAAAACAGCAATCACGAGAACTTCTGCAATTTTGCAGAATACCAGCGTCTCTATGGCGAGGAACACATCGTGATGACATCTTTTGCGCCTTTGTTGGGAGGCGGCTGGTCGCATTTGAAAGCGCTTCTTCTGCTCGGCGTCTCGCCACTTGTACCGATACGCGATCCCTTCGGGGATGCTTGCGAAAAGATCGACGCGCAAGCCAGGGAATTGTCACTCTGA
- a CDS encoding LysR family transcriptional regulator: MTIVSEPVSMDHVDIHSDNFGDDSFLRSGLKLNHLRIIVAIEDSGQISAAADVLNISQPAASRMLSEMEAITKTSLYERVARGVVLTTFGAALARRARKILLELREASREIGELKSGKGGPVFIGAVTAPAMSLVVPAINRVRKAYPGIEINIQVETSNVLARELLAARHDFIIGRIPDDLNPRLFEVKEIGIERACLIVRNRHPLLKKKKTSSLSDVRDYDWVFQPPGTLLRRTIEDIFLSRGVALPGNIVNTSSLLLTCAIVCETDAIAPVAVDVAHFLASQGAKASDVRMLPIDFDINVKPYSLITARERALPPSAKLLYDIILEESRKQGG, translated from the coding sequence ATGACGATCGTTTCAGAGCCCGTTTCGATGGATCACGTCGATATCCACAGCGACAATTTTGGCGACGACAGCTTTCTCCGTTCGGGACTTAAGCTAAATCACCTGCGCATCATCGTCGCAATCGAAGATAGCGGACAAATTTCCGCAGCCGCTGATGTGCTCAACATCTCGCAGCCCGCTGCATCGCGCATGCTGTCGGAAATGGAGGCGATCACCAAGACATCGCTCTATGAACGCGTCGCCCGAGGCGTGGTGCTGACAACCTTCGGCGCGGCCCTTGCCAGACGCGCCCGCAAGATCCTGCTGGAGCTGCGCGAGGCGAGCCGCGAGATCGGCGAATTGAAGAGCGGCAAGGGCGGCCCGGTGTTCATCGGCGCGGTGACGGCGCCGGCCATGAGCCTCGTCGTGCCGGCGATCAACAGGGTGCGCAAGGCCTATCCCGGCATCGAGATCAACATCCAGGTGGAGACGAGCAATGTGCTGGCGCGCGAGCTGCTTGCGGCCCGCCACGACTTCATCATCGGCCGCATTCCCGACGACCTCAACCCGCGCCTGTTCGAAGTGAAAGAGATTGGCATCGAACGCGCCTGCCTGATTGTGCGCAACCGCCATCCGCTCCTCAAAAAAAAGAAGACAAGCAGTCTTTCCGACGTCAGGGATTACGACTGGGTGTTCCAGCCGCCGGGCACGCTGCTGCGCCGCACGATCGAAGACATTTTCCTGTCGCGCGGCGTGGCGCTGCCGGGGAACATCGTCAACACCTCTTCGCTATTGCTCACCTGCGCCATCGTCTGCGAAACCGATGCGATCGCCCCCGTCGCCGTCGATGTCGCCCATTTCCTCGCCAGCCAAGGCGCCAAGGCGTCCGACGTGCGCATGCTGCCGATCGATTTCGACATCAACGTCAAGCCATACAGCCTGATCACGGCGAGAGAACGGGCGCTGCCGCCGAGCGCCAAGCTGCTCTACGACATCATCCTCGAGGAGAGCCGCAAGCAGGGCGGCTAG
- the chvE gene encoding multiple monosaccharide ABC transporter substrate-binding protein, with translation MKSIISLMAAAAFGVASFVAPAMAADKGTVGIAMPTKASARWIDDGNNIVKQLQAAGYGTDLQYGDDDIPNQLSQIENMVTKGVKVLVIASIDGTTLSDVLQKAHDAGIKVIAYDRLIRDSGNVDYYATFDNFQVGVLQANSIVDGLGLKDGKGPFNIELFGGSPDDNNAFFFYDGAMSVLQPYIDSGKLVVKSGQTGMDKVGTLRWDPATAQARMDNLLSANYTDAKVDAVLSPYDGLSIGIISSLKGVGYGTAAQPLPIVTGQDAEIPSVKSIIAGEQHSTIFKDTRELAKVTVAMVDAVMSGKEPEVNDTKTYDNGVKVVPSYLLKPVAVDKTNYKQILVDSGYYTEDKLK, from the coding sequence ATGAAATCCATTATCTCATTGATGGCCGCGGCTGCCTTCGGCGTCGCTTCGTTCGTTGCACCGGCGATGGCCGCCGACAAGGGCACCGTCGGCATTGCCATGCCGACCAAGGCTTCGGCCCGCTGGATCGACGACGGCAACAACATCGTCAAGCAGCTGCAGGCTGCCGGTTACGGCACCGACCTGCAGTATGGCGACGACGACATTCCGAACCAGCTGTCGCAGATCGAAAACATGGTGACCAAGGGCGTCAAGGTCCTCGTCATCGCTTCGATCGACGGCACCACGCTGTCCGACGTTCTGCAGAAGGCACACGACGCCGGCATCAAGGTCATCGCTTATGACCGTCTGATCCGCGATTCGGGCAACGTCGACTACTACGCCACCTTCGACAACTTCCAGGTCGGCGTTCTTCAGGCCAACTCCATCGTTGACGGCCTCGGCCTCAAGGACGGCAAGGGCCCGTTCAACATCGAACTCTTCGGCGGCTCGCCGGACGACAACAACGCCTTCTTCTTCTATGATGGCGCAATGTCCGTCCTGCAGCCCTACATCGACTCGGGCAAGCTCGTCGTGAAGTCCGGCCAGACCGGCATGGACAAGGTCGGCACGCTGCGTTGGGATCCGGCAACGGCCCAGGCCCGCATGGACAACCTGCTCTCGGCAAACTACACCGACGCCAAGGTCGATGCCGTCCTGTCTCCCTATGACGGCCTCTCGATCGGCATCATCTCCTCGCTGAAGGGCGTTGGTTACGGTACGGCTGCTCAGCCGCTGCCGATCGTCACCGGCCAGGACGCTGAAATCCCGTCGGTCAAGTCGATCATTGCTGGCGAACAGCACTCGACGATCTTCAAGGACACCCGCGAACTCGCCAAGGTCACGGTTGCCATGGTCGATGCCGTCATGTCCGGCAAGGAGCCTGAGGTCAACGACACCAAGACCTACGACAACGGCGTCAAGGTCGTTCCGTCCTATCTGCTGAAGCCGGTTGCCGTCGACAAGACCAACTACAAGCAGATCCTCGTCGACAGCGGTTACTACACCGAAGACAAGCTGAAGTAA
- the mmsA gene encoding multiple monosaccharide ABC transporter ATP-binding protein, whose amino-acid sequence MDNTILEMRSITKTFPGVKALENVNLKVRKGEIHALVGENGAGKSTLMKVLSGVYPTGSYDGDIVYEGETRNFKALRDSEEIGIVIIHQELALVPLLSIGENIFLGNENAKSGVISWDETFNRTKQLLKKVGLSESPNTLVTDIGVGKQQLVEIAKALSKSVKLLILDEPTASLNESDSDALLTLLMEFRKQGITSIIISHKLNEIRKVADQITVLRDGMTVKTLDCHADEISEDIIIRNMVGRDLEDRYPPRSVPIGETILEVKNWNAYHQQHRDRQVLHNINVTVRKGEVVGIAGLMGAGRTEFAMSLFGKSYGHKVSGEALMHGKPVDVSTVRKAIDAGLAYVTEDRKQLGLVLNDTILHNTTLVNLKAVSNASVIDSVKESRVATDYRSKLRIRSSSIFQETVNLSGGNQQKVVLSKWLFSGPDVLILDEPTRGIDVGAKYEIYTIINQLAADGKGVLMISSEMPELLGTCDRIYVMNEGRIVAELPKGEASQETIMRAIMRSGEKKQ is encoded by the coding sequence ATGGACAATACCATCCTCGAAATGCGGAGCATCACCAAGACGTTCCCGGGCGTCAAGGCGCTGGAGAACGTGAACCTCAAGGTTCGCAAGGGTGAAATTCACGCATTGGTAGGCGAAAACGGGGCCGGCAAATCGACCCTGATGAAAGTGCTATCGGGCGTCTATCCCACCGGAAGTTATGACGGCGACATCGTCTATGAAGGCGAGACGCGCAACTTCAAGGCGCTGAGGGACTCCGAAGAAATCGGCATCGTCATCATCCACCAGGAACTGGCGCTGGTGCCGTTGCTGTCGATCGGCGAAAACATTTTCCTCGGCAACGAGAATGCCAAGAGCGGCGTCATCAGCTGGGACGAGACCTTCAATCGCACGAAGCAGCTGCTCAAGAAAGTCGGCCTGTCCGAATCTCCGAACACGCTGGTGACCGACATCGGTGTCGGCAAGCAGCAGCTCGTCGAGATCGCCAAGGCGCTGTCGAAGAGCGTCAAGCTGCTCATCCTCGACGAGCCGACGGCGTCGCTCAACGAAAGCGATTCCGATGCGCTGCTCACCCTGCTGATGGAGTTCCGCAAGCAGGGCATCACCTCCATCATCATTTCCCACAAACTGAACGAGATCCGCAAGGTCGCCGACCAGATCACCGTCCTGCGCGACGGCATGACCGTCAAGACGCTCGACTGTCACGCCGACGAGATCAGCGAAGACATTATCATCCGCAACATGGTCGGCCGCGATCTCGAAGACCGCTATCCCCCGCGTTCGGTGCCGATCGGCGAAACCATTCTCGAAGTGAAGAATTGGAACGCCTATCACCAGCAGCACCGCGACCGCCAGGTCCTGCACAATATCAACGTTACCGTTCGCAAGGGCGAAGTTGTCGGTATCGCCGGGCTGATGGGGGCAGGGCGCACCGAATTCGCCATGAGCCTGTTCGGCAAGTCCTATGGCCACAAGGTCTCGGGCGAGGCGCTGATGCACGGCAAGCCGGTCGACGTCAGCACCGTGCGCAAGGCGATCGACGCCGGCCTCGCCTACGTCACCGAAGACCGCAAGCAGCTCGGCCTGGTGCTCAACGACACGATCCTGCACAACACGACGCTCGTCAATCTGAAGGCGGTGTCGAATGCCTCGGTGATCGACAGCGTCAAGGAATCGCGGGTTGCCACCGACTATCGGTCGAAGCTGCGTATCCGTTCCTCGAGCATCTTCCAGGAGACGGTCAATCTCTCCGGCGGCAACCAGCAGAAGGTGGTTCTGTCGAAGTGGCTGTTTTCCGGTCCCGATGTCCTGATCCTGGACGAGCCGACGCGCGGCATCGATGTCGGCGCGAAATACGAAATCTACACTATCATCAACCAGCTTGCCGCCGATGGGAAAGGCGTTCTGATGATCTCATCGGAAATGCCGGAACTGCTTGGCACTTGTGACCGCATCTACGTGATGAACGAAGGACGCATCGTCGCTGAACTGCCGAAGGGAGAAGCAAGCCAGGAAACCATCATGCGCGCTATCATGCGCTCAGGGGAGAAGAAACAATGA
- the mmsB gene encoding multiple monosaccharide ABC transporter permease has product MTPINQPIAEQGRVVSIGDYIRGNIREYGMFIALIAIMVFFQFSTGGVLFRPLNLTNIILQNSFIVIMALGMLLVIVAGHIDLSVGSVVGFIGAIAGVMTVQWHVNYVLAGVVCLALGALVGGLQGYFVAYHKIPSFIVTLAGMLVFRGLTLFVMTASGTGTSIGPFPPEFQLISIGFLPNLIDMGGINSTSIILTVVGAVTLFYLAWRKRLSNEKHGNDVEPMGFFLAQNIIVSLAILGLGYQLSIYRGFPNVLVVMLVLVAAYAFITRRTTIGRRIYAMGGNEKATKLSGINTERLTFLTFANMGLLAGLAGLIVALRLNSATAKGGFGLELDVIAACFIGGASAQGGVGKVTGAVIGALIMGIMNNGMSIHGLGTDSQQMVKGAVLLAAVFFDVYNKNKG; this is encoded by the coding sequence ATGACGCCGATCAATCAACCCATCGCTGAGCAGGGGCGTGTCGTCTCGATCGGAGACTATATCCGCGGCAACATCCGCGAATACGGCATGTTCATCGCACTCATCGCGATCATGGTGTTCTTCCAGTTCTCGACCGGTGGCGTTCTCTTCAGGCCGCTCAATCTGACCAACATCATTCTGCAGAACTCCTTCATCGTCATCATGGCGCTCGGCATGCTGCTGGTCATCGTCGCCGGCCATATCGACCTTTCCGTCGGGTCGGTCGTCGGCTTCATCGGCGCCATCGCCGGGGTGATGACGGTGCAGTGGCACGTCAATTATGTCCTGGCGGGTGTCGTCTGCCTGGCGCTCGGCGCGCTGGTCGGCGGCCTGCAGGGCTATTTCGTCGCCTATCACAAGATCCCGTCCTTCATCGTCACGCTCGCTGGCATGCTGGTTTTCCGTGGCCTGACGCTGTTCGTGATGACGGCATCGGGCACCGGCACCAGCATCGGTCCGTTCCCGCCGGAGTTCCAGCTGATCAGCATCGGCTTCCTGCCCAACCTCATCGACATGGGCGGCATCAACTCGACCTCGATCATCCTGACCGTCGTCGGCGCCGTCACTCTCTTCTACCTGGCCTGGCGCAAGCGCCTGTCGAACGAGAAGCATGGCAATGACGTCGAACCGATGGGCTTCTTCCTGGCCCAGAACATCATAGTCTCGCTTGCCATCCTGGGGCTCGGCTACCAGCTGTCAATCTATCGCGGCTTCCCGAACGTGCTTGTCGTCATGCTCGTCCTCGTCGCTGCCTATGCCTTCATTACTCGCCGTACCACGATCGGCCGGCGCATCTACGCCATGGGCGGCAACGAGAAGGCGACCAAGCTTTCCGGTATCAATACCGAGCGGCTGACCTTCCTGACCTTCGCCAATATGGGCCTGCTTGCCGGTCTGGCCGGCCTGATCGTGGCGCTGCGCCTCAACTCGGCGACGGCCAAGGGCGGTTTCGGTCTCGAGCTCGACGTCATCGCCGCCTGCTTCATCGGCGGCGCGTCGGCCCAGGGCGGCGTCGGCAAGGTGACGGGTGCGGTGATCGGCGCGCTTATCATGGGCATCATGAACAACGGCATGTCGATCCACGGTCTCGGCACCGACTCGCAGCAGATGGTCAAGGGTGCGGTGCTTCTCGCCGCCGTGTTCTTCGACGTCTACAACAAGAACAAGGGCTGA
- the araD1 gene encoding AraD1 family protein — protein sequence MLISQIKGANGEIVVAVREQGGAARSVNNAGSVYALAMEAADGGKSLAAVIEAHGYGETVDLEKAYAEGRFLPPITHPDAAHLHLTGTGLTHLGSAATRDSMHKKTTEAAEETLTDSMKMFKMGLENGKPKAGKKGVQPEWFYKGNGYGTAAPGAPLVSPSFALDGGEEPEMAGIYVIAKDGSPFRIGFALSNEFSDHVTERINYLYLAHSKLRPAAYGPEIRIGAAPDDIRGTSRIKRGDKVIFEKPFLSGEANMSHTFANLEYHHFKYGLFRVPGDVHVHMFGTATLSFADGIKTEEGDLFEIEVAEFGLPLRNPLKVAAEEEIVVKQL from the coding sequence GTGCTTATTTCCCAGATCAAGGGTGCCAACGGAGAGATCGTCGTCGCCGTGCGCGAGCAGGGCGGCGCGGCCAGGTCGGTCAACAACGCCGGCAGCGTCTATGCGCTGGCGATGGAAGCCGCCGACGGCGGCAAGTCGCTTGCCGCTGTTATCGAGGCCCATGGTTACGGCGAGACCGTCGACCTTGAGAAGGCTTATGCTGAAGGCCGCTTCCTGCCGCCGATCACCCATCCCGACGCCGCCCACCTGCATCTGACCGGCACCGGCCTCACCCATCTCGGCTCTGCCGCCACTCGTGATTCCATGCACAAGAAGACCACCGAGGCGGCCGAGGAAACGCTGACCGACTCGATGAAGATGTTCAAGATGGGGCTGGAGAACGGCAAGCCGAAGGCTGGCAAAAAGGGCGTGCAGCCCGAATGGTTCTACAAGGGCAACGGCTATGGCACGGCTGCCCCCGGTGCTCCGCTCGTCTCGCCCTCCTTCGCGCTTGACGGCGGCGAAGAGCCTGAGATGGCGGGCATCTATGTCATCGCCAAGGACGGCTCGCCGTTCCGCATCGGTTTTGCCCTGTCGAACGAGTTTTCGGACCACGTCACCGAACGGATCAACTATCTCTATCTGGCCCACTCGAAACTGCGCCCGGCGGCCTATGGTCCGGAAATCCGCATCGGCGCCGCGCCCGACGATATCCGCGGCACTTCGCGCATCAAGCGCGGCGACAAGGTGATCTTCGAAAAGCCCTTCCTGTCGGGTGAGGCGAACATGTCGCACACCTTTGCGAACCTCGAATATCACCATTTCAAATATGGCCTCTTCCGTGTTCCGGGCGATGTCCATGTCCATATGTTCGGCACGGCGACGCTGTCCTTTGCCGACGGCATCAAGACGGAAGAGGGGGACCTCTTCGAGATCGAAGTCGCCGAATTCGGCCTGCCGCTGCGCAATCCGCTGAAGGTGGCGGCCGAAGAAGAGATTGTTGTCAAGCAACTCTGA
- a CDS encoding aldehyde dehydrogenase family protein: protein MTIYQNLIAGEWVGTDATKNINPSDTNEVVGLYANGSAEDTRNAIAAAKAAFPAWSRSGIWERHVILKKTGDEIMTRKDELGALLAREEGKTLPEATGEVIRASQIFEFFAGEALRLAGEVIPSVRPNIGVEITREALGVIGIITPWNFPIAIPAWKIAPALCYGNTIVFKPAELVPACSWAIVDILNRAGLPKGVLNLVMGKGSVVGQAMLESPDVHGITFTGSTGTGRRVAAASIEHNRKFQLEMGGKNPMVVLDDADLNVAVEAAANSGFFSTGQRCTASSRLIVTEGIHDKFVAALTDKLKTLVVDNALKAGTHIGPVVDERQLKTDTDYIEIGKKEGAKLAFGGEVISRETPGFYLQPTLFTEATNQMRISREEIFGPVVSVIRAKDYDEALALANDTPFGLSAGIATTSLKHATHFKRNSEAGMVMVNLPTAGVDFHVPFGGRKGSSYGPREQGKYASEFFTVVKTAYTLA, encoded by the coding sequence ATGACCATTTATCAAAACCTGATCGCCGGCGAATGGGTCGGCACGGACGCGACGAAGAACATCAACCCGTCCGATACGAACGAGGTCGTCGGCCTCTACGCCAACGGCAGCGCGGAAGACACGAGAAACGCTATCGCCGCCGCCAAGGCCGCCTTTCCGGCCTGGTCGCGCTCGGGCATTTGGGAACGCCACGTCATCCTGAAGAAGACCGGCGACGAGATCATGACCCGCAAGGACGAACTCGGCGCGCTGCTCGCCCGCGAAGAGGGCAAGACGCTGCCTGAGGCGACCGGCGAAGTCATCCGCGCCTCGCAGATCTTCGAATTCTTCGCTGGCGAGGCCCTGCGGCTCGCAGGCGAGGTCATCCCGTCAGTTCGCCCGAATATCGGTGTCGAGATCACCCGCGAAGCGCTCGGTGTCATCGGCATCATCACGCCGTGGAACTTCCCGATCGCCATCCCCGCCTGGAAGATCGCGCCGGCGCTCTGCTACGGCAACACGATCGTCTTCAAGCCGGCCGAACTGGTGCCGGCCTGCTCCTGGGCGATCGTCGACATCCTCAATAGGGCAGGGCTGCCGAAGGGCGTCCTGAACCTCGTCATGGGCAAGGGCTCGGTCGTAGGCCAGGCCATGCTCGAAAGCCCCGATGTTCACGGCATCACCTTCACCGGCTCCACCGGCACCGGCCGACGTGTCGCCGCCGCGTCCATCGAGCATAACCGCAAGTTCCAGCTGGAAATGGGCGGCAAGAACCCGATGGTGGTGCTCGACGACGCCGACCTCAACGTCGCCGTCGAGGCTGCCGCCAATTCCGGCTTCTTCTCCACGGGCCAGCGCTGCACTGCTTCCTCGCGTCTGATCGTCACCGAAGGCATCCACGACAAGTTCGTCGCGGCGCTCACCGACAAGCTGAAGACGCTCGTCGTTGACAATGCGCTCAAGGCCGGCACCCATATCGGTCCGGTCGTCGACGAACGGCAGCTGAAGACCGATACCGACTATATCGAGATCGGCAAAAAGGAAGGGGCCAAGCTCGCCTTCGGCGGCGAGGTCATCTCGCGCGAAACGCCCGGTTTCTATCTGCAGCCGACGCTGTTTACCGAAGCGACCAACCAGATGCGCATTTCGCGCGAGGAAATCTTCGGACCCGTCGTCTCGGTGATCCGGGCGAAGGATTACGACGAGGCGCTTGCCCTCGCCAACGACACGCCGTTCGGGCTCTCGGCCGGCATTGCCACGACCAGCCTGAAGCATGCGACGCATTTCAAGCGCAATTCGGAAGCCGGCATGGTCATGGTCAACCTGCCGACGGCGGGAGTCGATTTCCACGTTCCGTTCGGCGGCCGCAAGGGGTCGTCCTACGGCCCGCGTGAGCAGGGCAAGTATGCGAGCGAATTCTTTACCGTGGTCAAGACGGCCTACACGTTGGCTTGA
- the araD gene encoding L-arabinonate dehydratase gives MKKKAEWPRRLRSQEWYGGTSRDVIYHRGWLKNQGYPHDLFDGRPVIGILNTWSDMTPCNGHLRELAEKVKAGVWEAGGFPLEVPVFSASENTFRPTAMMYRNLAALAVEEAIRGQPMDGCVLLVGCDKTTPSLLMGAASCDLPSIVVTGGPMLNGYFRGERVGSGTHLWKFSEMVKAGEMTQAEFLEAEASMSRSSGTCNTMGTASTMASMAEALGMALSGNAAIPGVDSRRKVMAQLTGRRIVQMVKDDLKPSEIMSKQAFENAIRTNAAIGGSTNAVIHLLAIAGRVGIDLTLDDWDRCGRDVPTIVNLMPSGKYLMEEFFYAGGLPVVLKRLGEAGLLHKDALTVSGETVWDEVKDVINWNEDVILPAEKALTSSGGIVVLRGNLAPKGAVLKPSAASPHLLVHRGRAVVFEDIDDYKAKINDDNLDIDENCVMVMKNCGPKGYPGMAEVGNMGLPPKVLKKGILDMVRISDARMSGTAYGTVVLHTSPEAAVGGPLAVVKNGDMIELDVPNRRLHLDISDEELARRLAEWQPNHDLPTSGYAFLHQQHVEGADTGADLNFLKGCRGNAVGKDSH, from the coding sequence ATGAAGAAGAAAGCGGAATGGCCGCGCAGGCTGAGGTCGCAGGAATGGTACGGCGGCACGAGCCGCGACGTGATTTATCATCGCGGCTGGCTTAAAAACCAAGGTTATCCGCACGACCTGTTCGACGGACGGCCTGTCATCGGCATCCTTAACACCTGGTCGGATATGACCCCCTGCAACGGTCATCTCAGAGAGCTCGCCGAGAAGGTGAAGGCGGGCGTCTGGGAGGCCGGCGGCTTCCCGCTCGAAGTGCCGGTGTTCTCGGCATCGGAAAACACCTTCCGCCCGACCGCGATGATGTACCGCAACCTTGCGGCACTGGCCGTTGAAGAAGCGATCCGTGGCCAGCCGATGGATGGCTGTGTGCTGCTCGTCGGCTGCGACAAGACCACGCCGTCGCTCTTGATGGGGGCGGCCTCCTGCGACCTGCCGTCGATCGTCGTCACCGGCGGGCCGATGCTGAACGGCTATTTCCGCGGCGAGCGCGTCGGCTCCGGCACGCATCTGTGGAAGTTCTCCGAAATGGTGAAGGCCGGCGAGATGACGCAGGCCGAATTCCTCGAAGCGGAAGCTTCGATGAGCCGCTCGTCGGGCACCTGCAATACGATGGGCACGGCGTCAACGATGGCGTCCATGGCCGAAGCGCTGGGCATGGCGCTCTCGGGCAATGCCGCAATCCCGGGCGTCGATTCCCGCCGCAAGGTCATGGCGCAACTGACCGGCCGCCGTATCGTGCAGATGGTCAAGGACGATCTGAAGCCCTCGGAGATCATGTCAAAGCAGGCCTTCGAAAACGCCATCCGCACCAATGCGGCGATCGGCGGATCGACCAATGCCGTCATCCATCTGCTGGCGATCGCCGGCCGCGTCGGCATCGATCTGACGCTCGACGATTGGGACCGTTGCGGCCGCGACGTTCCGACGATCGTCAACCTGATGCCGTCGGGCAAATACCTGATGGAAGAGTTCTTCTATGCCGGCGGCCTGCCCGTCGTGCTGAAGCGCCTCGGCGAGGCGGGCCTCCTGCACAAGGATGCGTTGACGGTCTCCGGCGAAACCGTCTGGGACGAGGTCAAGGACGTCATCAACTGGAACGAGGACGTCATCCTGCCTGCTGAAAAGGCGCTGACCTCTTCGGGCGGCATCGTCGTGCTGCGCGGCAACCTGGCGCCGAAGGGCGCGGTGCTGAAGCCTTCGGCAGCCTCGCCGCATCTCCTGGTGCACCGGGGCAGGGCCGTCGTGTTCGAGGATATCGACGACTACAAGGCGAAGATCAACGACGACAATCTCGACATCGACGAGAATTGCGTCATGGTCATGAAGAACTGCGGCCCGAAGGGTTATCCCGGCATGGCCGAGGTCGGCAACATGGGCCTGCCGCCGAAGGTGCTGAAGAAGGGCATCCTCGACATGGTGCGGATATCAGACGCCCGCATGTCGGGAACGGCCTATGGTACCGTCGTGCTGCACACCTCGCCGGAAGCGGCGGTCGGTGGACCGCTGGCGGTCGTCAAGAACGGCGACATGATCGAACTCGACGTGCCGAACCGTCGCCTGCATCTCGACATATCAGACGAGGAACTGGCGCGCCGTCTCGCCGAATGGCAGCCGAACCATGACTTGCCGACATCGGGCTATGCCTTCCTGCATCAGCAGCATGTCGAAGGAGCCGATACTGGCGCCGATCTCAACTTCCTCAAGGGATGTCGCGGAAATGCGGTCGGCAAGGACAGCCACTGA
- a CDS encoding type II toxin-antitoxin system prevent-host-death family antitoxin, translating to MSKVIGAAEFKAKCLNLIDQMRSDDESIVITKRGKPVAVLSPARDTGERKSIIGAMKGSVLRYDDPLSPALEPEDWDALR from the coding sequence ATGTCAAAGGTAATCGGTGCTGCGGAATTCAAGGCGAAATGCCTGAATCTGATCGATCAGATGCGCAGCGACGATGAATCCATCGTTATCACCAAGCGCGGCAAGCCGGTTGCCGTGCTTTCCCCGGCGCGCGACACAGGCGAACGCAAGAGCATCATCGGCGCGATGAAGGGCAGCGTATTGCGCTATGACGATCCTCTGTCTCCGGCCCTCGAGCCGGAGGATTGGGACGCCCTCCGTTGA
- a CDS encoding type II toxin-antitoxin system VapC family toxin — protein sequence MIVIDTHILVWAMQDDARLGSQARGIIDEMTGKSRILISAITAWEIAMLVQKGRLALGDDVGRWIDSALSLPGIQLAPIEPSIAIDSVRLPGEFHADPADRIIAATARFHRVPLLTADQAILSYGARGHLQVVAAG from the coding sequence TTGATCGTCATCGATACGCACATCCTCGTCTGGGCAATGCAGGACGATGCGCGTCTGGGTTCACAGGCCCGGGGCATCATTGACGAGATGACCGGCAAAAGCCGGATTCTGATTTCGGCGATCACAGCCTGGGAAATCGCCATGCTCGTGCAGAAGGGGCGCTTGGCGCTCGGCGACGATGTCGGGCGATGGATCGACAGCGCTCTGTCGCTCCCCGGGATTCAGCTCGCGCCGATCGAGCCTTCCATCGCGATAGACAGCGTCCGGCTGCCCGGCGAGTTTCATGCTGACCCCGCGGACCGCATCATCGCGGCTACAGCCCGATTTCATCGCGTGCCGTTGCTGACGGCGGATCAGGCAATCCTCAGCTACGGAGCGCGCGGCCACCTCCAGGTCGTCGCGGCTGGATAG